In Papaver somniferum cultivar HN1 chromosome 1, ASM357369v1, whole genome shotgun sequence, a genomic segment contains:
- the LOC113274987 gene encoding glycine-rich RNA-binding protein-like → MATVLLLVFHGKKTVRWRIFSLKESHSAANNFNYDNKLGEGGFGSVYWRQLWDGSQVVVGDGGAGDGGRWRRCYEGDGIDGYGATRGGNGGGGWGWWRLMVVGFVGGGGGGGFMNISWWWVVDDVALSCWLW, encoded by the exons ATGGCGACGGTG CTTTTGCTGGTCTTTCATGGAAAGAAAACAGTAAGGTGGAGGATATTTTCTTTGAAGGAATCACATTCAGCTGCAAACAATTTTAATTATGATAATAAGCTTGGTGAAGGTGGATTTGGTAGTGTTTATTGGAGACAATTATGGGATGGATCTCAG GTGGTGGTCGGCGACGGCGGCGCTGGTGATGGTGGTCGTTGGCGGAGGTG TTACGAAGGTGATGGTATTGATGGTTATGGTGCTACTAGGGGTGGTAATGGCGGCGGTGGTTGGGGTTGGTGGCGGCTAATGGTGGTTGGATTTGTTGGAGGCGGAGGCGGTGGTGGTTTTATGAATATTtcgtggtggtgggtggtggatGATGTTGCTTTAAGTTGCTGGTTGTGGTAG